Proteins encoded by one window of Nitrincola iocasae:
- a CDS encoding DUF7933 domain-containing protein produces the protein MSQGYAWNVYGAARRLRRLISKNVIPNADDSPQLQLKELGIASPVTLGKKYLHYGLLGVLLLSPAAFASSNFSVSVTAGGGATTILPGVPTTLQIELNNTTLTPLSAVSFSQSLPGNSNAGLRISGVATNSCGGSLTAVTDTQQIDLSGVSIPGDSSCTISVPIVAYSDTGSSASHSFSLGTGSVSATRNAVGITNGTGGAQSYTVNAVARPTWSKGFPSGNGTIILGGSTGTLRITVDNPASIALNNFSFTDVFPTSGGGGAVIEPTGVAATGSCVGGGIGAVVNLTQGAAAQVEVTGGTLAAGQSCSIDVPIQARQTNGNYSLGVTNTLQTSSFSSDEGLRPASDATRAITVRSPLTVAKSFAASPLSSGEASTFTITLGNTGSTDLTGVSFTDNYPANLSVTGAVTSCSPGSVNVNEGTKTLSGSGITIPAGNTCTVTATYSGVTGANDQPTTYTNTIPQGGVTVTGEPGIISQSASATVMIADRLRVLKSRHSGSSATPGNAVEYRVTVQNFSAVPISNVSVEDTLTQGSSFLTGTINGVDYTPSLSAACGVLGDANALNATDLAFTIPTLPGRSSATSPGTCTITFWAMIDPTRASGSTSNQIQAGQVCFNDGAEFCNQVASDPVSYSYQSVVDVQKRFAGSTTLTRSEGTVVQMLIRVRNFSSEPLTDLTVSDTLPGGGLQQLRVATPANASTSCGGSITAADNSTSVSLNGATVPGASGGNPGVCDLYVDVVGSAGIYDNTASVGGTQQLVNGTTRNIIGVNSDTARVTYTSALTASKAFNPTGVSAGGRSTVTIRLNNNDDQPLTNVAVNDPLPAGMLLASPANAYSTCAGNPQIIAADGSNSLSMSGASIAGNSSCDLLFDVVTSGNSDWINTLPAGSITADNGISNQTPVSATLNHQAPTEPTISKGIAPANVAPGEAATLTITITNGVSAVSNLSVTDFFTLDGLENGDPNGMRVASPALASTTCPAGSVQAQPNGTFVSLSGAALDANAVCEVSVRVTSVQPGTITNIIPENSITTAQGVTNTTTRAESSMTTSTAVAVIKEFVPNVVDVDERARLRITFNNASPVNLTNFNIEDVFPSGLTVAAGPNSVTTCGQSAVVSWPGSDRVRLQGGVLPGASAGNVNSCYLELDVVANAAGEFQNTIPANTLEVGGTPITHPPTEDTLYVRPPLQVFKAIANNTLDTPAIAGFTTGSATTAAGVARTLTIRIANPGTTAVSGMQLTDTLPEGLVIAQPNPVITNSCNGSVSAFESATAVRLSGGTLAGGATCDITLPVLSNSAGNYINEIPAGAITTTEGVSNEEPTRAELIVATPPSVSKEFNPAVIPSGGTSRLTITIYNPNSQSMTLTQALVDNLPNAPGPMRIAATPNLGGTCNSVTAAANSDSITLASGVTVPAGGCTIEVDVTATAAGEHINNIPSGALRTDLGSNEDPVNVPLLVSTAGYISGRVFQDNTSPAPNGSFESTTDQPLSGVEIVLRNGTDCAGAVVGTTTTNLAGNYLFTGLAAGSYSVCEAQPAGLLNGETTAGNAVGGGSSGTASNPDSNSSQITGVVLADLGGGDVSGSTNNDFAEWAPSTLSGVVFEDHNNNGVQNGSDAGIPSQTINLTGQDVDGNTITATTTTDADGRYSFTELPPGIYTIEQPNQPDNTVNGQTIPGAVPNGTIGTPTAATTLPSGISSIELPSNTVSSNNNFAELPLSGTVRGQVFLDYDSSQSLNGSDHGIADQTIRLTGADVNGNAITEETTTDAQGNFTFTGLPAGTYILEQPDQPAGTLNLVPVAGSAGGTPTNPGAPSSQISAIDLTSTTLSAGNLFPEAPGPHPDLTLDITVSNDVFSDGGGTGYYTLIPGNIGSADSNGTVTVVSELPPGVTYRSFEGTDPDWSCSVVGQTVTCTTEEVIPATSNAPNIVVQVDVQPGGSGSILTNHSRISGGSEPDGLQGNNLAQIPIEIIGVAESASVQGTVWLDGNSDGARQPGESVLSDWTVELLKDGVLVATQQTNAQGEYHFTNLPPGSGYDIRFRHPETRLLYGNPVTNEQGNANNPTNAAVSDGYLQNMALSSGQNYVEQSLPLDPAGVVYDAVTRAPVEGAQVTLQGPPGFNPVTHLLSGSANVVTGSDGFYQFLLLPGAPDGEYGLSITNYPSGYLQTPSTMIPACSNTLTVGAAPAPALIQNSPLAPGNAVTLHDPAACEGIVPGGSNTTQYYFAFNLSAASADVLNNHIPLDPLLEGAVRVVKTTPKSDVSRGELVPYQITATNTLSAVLTNIVLQDQIPAGFQYVRGSARLNGFESEPEINGRQLQWPERTLTAGEEVIIQLMLVVGSGVEFNEYVNRAWAMNSLASIRVSNIGTATVRVVPDPIFDCTDIIGQVFDDENRDGYQNEGEPGIPGARLASPRGWLITADDYGRFHVACADVPSELRGGNFILKLDERSLPSGYRVTTENPRVVRVTQGRMVKLNFGAAIHRIVRLDVTSTVFTEANELRPNYAKHMQQVLPLLHEQPSILRIAYQLEMDGDIDNAHERIGAVRAWLEEHWEEQGCCYDLIIEEEIVPGVERIEVSQ, from the coding sequence ATGTCACAAGGCTACGCCTGGAATGTCTATGGGGCAGCACGTCGGTTGCGGCGGCTGATATCGAAAAACGTTATTCCCAACGCGGATGACAGTCCTCAGCTTCAGCTAAAGGAGCTTGGTATAGCCTCACCTGTTACCCTGGGTAAAAAATACCTTCATTACGGTTTGCTTGGGGTGTTGCTGCTGAGCCCGGCTGCTTTTGCCAGTAGTAATTTCAGTGTTTCAGTCACCGCGGGTGGTGGCGCGACCACTATTCTACCGGGTGTGCCAACAACACTGCAGATTGAACTCAATAATACAACGCTAACGCCGCTCTCTGCAGTCTCATTCAGTCAGTCTCTTCCCGGTAATAGCAATGCTGGTTTACGTATTAGTGGTGTGGCAACCAATAGCTGTGGTGGTTCGCTTACAGCCGTAACTGATACGCAGCAGATCGACCTTTCCGGTGTTTCAATACCCGGTGATTCCAGTTGTACTATAAGCGTCCCAATTGTGGCTTATAGTGATACTGGCTCCTCAGCATCTCATAGTTTTTCTCTGGGTACCGGAAGTGTCAGTGCAACGCGTAATGCAGTGGGCATCACTAATGGAACCGGGGGGGCTCAGTCTTATACTGTTAATGCCGTAGCGCGCCCCACCTGGTCGAAAGGTTTTCCTAGTGGTAATGGCACCATTATCCTCGGTGGTTCTACGGGCACCCTGAGAATCACCGTCGATAACCCCGCCAGTATTGCGTTGAATAATTTCAGTTTTACTGACGTTTTTCCCACCAGCGGTGGGGGCGGGGCGGTCATCGAGCCCACGGGTGTTGCTGCAACAGGAAGTTGTGTGGGTGGCGGCATCGGGGCTGTTGTTAATTTGACGCAGGGCGCTGCTGCACAGGTTGAAGTTACTGGGGGTACATTGGCAGCAGGTCAAAGCTGCAGCATTGATGTGCCTATTCAGGCGCGCCAAACCAACGGCAATTATAGTCTCGGTGTAACCAATACGCTGCAAACGTCTTCATTCAGCAGCGATGAAGGCCTGCGTCCGGCATCCGATGCGACACGCGCTATTACTGTTCGTTCACCGCTGACTGTTGCGAAGAGTTTTGCTGCTTCACCACTTTCCAGTGGCGAAGCTAGCACGTTCACCATTACATTGGGTAATACGGGCAGCACGGATCTGACCGGGGTCAGCTTTACCGACAACTACCCGGCCAATTTAAGCGTAACCGGTGCAGTGACCTCATGTAGTCCTGGCAGTGTGAATGTTAATGAGGGTACCAAGACCTTAAGTGGTTCAGGCATTACTATCCCTGCCGGAAATACTTGTACTGTCACGGCCACATACAGCGGTGTGACCGGAGCAAACGATCAACCGACCACCTATACCAATACCATTCCACAAGGCGGCGTTACGGTGACGGGTGAACCTGGCATCATCAGCCAGTCAGCTTCAGCTACAGTGATGATTGCCGACCGCCTGCGGGTACTCAAGTCTCGTCACTCGGGCTCTAGTGCGACACCAGGTAATGCGGTTGAGTATCGCGTCACAGTACAGAACTTCTCTGCTGTGCCAATCAGCAATGTCAGTGTGGAAGATACCCTGACACAGGGCTCAAGCTTTCTGACAGGTACAATCAATGGGGTGGATTATACGCCCAGTCTATCAGCGGCCTGTGGCGTACTTGGGGACGCTAATGCGCTCAATGCAACTGATTTGGCATTCACTATTCCAACTCTGCCGGGAAGAAGTTCAGCTACCAGTCCAGGTACTTGTACCATCACCTTCTGGGCGATGATTGACCCAACGCGTGCGAGTGGTTCAACCAGTAACCAGATTCAAGCTGGTCAGGTGTGCTTCAATGATGGTGCTGAGTTCTGTAACCAGGTGGCATCTGACCCTGTTTCCTATAGCTACCAGTCAGTTGTAGATGTGCAGAAGCGCTTTGCCGGTTCAACGACACTGACCCGCTCTGAAGGCACGGTCGTGCAGATGCTGATTCGTGTACGCAACTTTTCTTCTGAACCTCTGACCGATTTGACCGTCAGCGATACCCTTCCGGGTGGTGGCTTACAGCAATTGCGAGTTGCGACACCAGCAAATGCAAGTACCAGTTGTGGTGGGAGTATTACGGCGGCTGATAATTCCACCTCTGTGAGTCTCAATGGCGCTACCGTACCTGGAGCCAGTGGCGGCAATCCAGGCGTCTGTGACCTGTATGTTGATGTAGTTGGTTCGGCGGGCATCTACGATAACACTGCCAGCGTCGGTGGAACCCAACAGCTAGTGAACGGTACTACCCGCAACATTATCGGAGTTAACTCTGATACCGCACGTGTTACCTATACTTCAGCACTGACAGCTTCTAAAGCCTTTAATCCCACTGGCGTCAGCGCCGGTGGTCGTTCCACCGTGACCATCCGTCTGAATAATAATGATGACCAGCCGCTGACTAACGTAGCGGTAAACGACCCCCTGCCTGCTGGTATGTTGCTTGCCAGTCCTGCCAACGCCTACAGCACTTGTGCCGGAAATCCACAAATTATCGCTGCTGATGGCAGTAATTCACTGAGCATGAGTGGTGCCAGCATTGCCGGTAATAGCAGTTGTGATCTGTTGTTTGATGTAGTGACCTCCGGCAACAGTGACTGGATCAACACCCTTCCTGCTGGCAGTATCACCGCGGATAACGGCATCAGTAACCAGACGCCAGTCAGTGCCACCCTTAACCATCAGGCACCCACCGAACCTACGATTTCTAAGGGTATTGCACCTGCCAATGTTGCTCCTGGAGAGGCTGCAACCCTAACGATCACGATTACCAATGGTGTCAGTGCCGTCAGCAACTTGTCGGTGACTGACTTTTTCACCCTGGATGGTCTTGAAAATGGTGACCCTAATGGCATGCGCGTTGCTTCACCCGCACTGGCCAGCACTACTTGCCCGGCTGGAAGTGTGCAGGCTCAGCCTAATGGCACCTTCGTCAGTCTGTCGGGCGCGGCGCTGGATGCCAATGCGGTCTGCGAAGTCAGTGTGCGTGTCACCTCGGTTCAGCCGGGCACTATCACCAATATCATCCCGGAAAATTCGATTACTACCGCTCAGGGTGTAACAAACACCACTACCCGTGCTGAGTCGTCCATGACGACGTCCACTGCGGTTGCCGTTATTAAGGAATTTGTGCCTAATGTGGTGGATGTTGATGAGCGGGCGCGCTTGCGTATCACCTTTAATAATGCCAGCCCGGTTAACCTGACCAACTTCAATATTGAAGATGTTTTTCCCAGCGGTTTGACTGTTGCGGCAGGCCCGAACTCTGTCACCACCTGTGGCCAATCAGCAGTAGTGTCCTGGCCAGGCAGTGATCGTGTACGTCTGCAGGGCGGAGTATTACCTGGTGCTTCTGCAGGCAATGTGAATAGCTGTTATCTGGAGTTGGACGTTGTCGCCAACGCCGCTGGCGAGTTCCAGAATACAATTCCAGCCAATACACTGGAAGTGGGTGGAACGCCGATTACTCATCCGCCGACTGAAGATACCCTGTATGTTCGGCCTCCTTTGCAAGTGTTCAAAGCGATTGCCAACAACACCCTGGATACTCCTGCCATAGCTGGATTTACTACGGGCTCTGCGACCACGGCAGCGGGTGTCGCCCGCACCTTGACTATTCGCATTGCTAACCCGGGTACAACGGCTGTATCGGGTATGCAGTTGACTGATACCTTGCCGGAAGGTTTGGTTATCGCACAGCCAAATCCTGTTATTACCAATAGCTGTAATGGCAGCGTGAGTGCATTTGAGTCAGCAACTGCGGTGCGCCTCTCAGGCGGCACCCTGGCGGGTGGAGCAACGTGTGACATCACCTTGCCGGTGTTGAGTAACTCAGCTGGAAACTATATCAACGAAATCCCAGCTGGCGCTATAACCACCACCGAAGGGGTCAGTAACGAAGAGCCTACACGTGCCGAGTTGATTGTGGCGACACCTCCCTCAGTGAGTAAAGAATTCAATCCGGCTGTGATCCCGTCGGGTGGCACTTCACGTCTGACGATTACTATTTACAATCCTAACAGCCAGTCGATGACGCTGACGCAAGCGCTGGTGGATAATTTGCCCAATGCACCCGGGCCTATGCGGATTGCAGCCACGCCTAACCTGGGGGGAACCTGCAACAGTGTTACGGCAGCAGCGAATAGTGATTCTATTACCCTGGCTTCAGGCGTCACTGTGCCTGCCGGGGGCTGTACCATCGAGGTAGACGTAACGGCCACAGCCGCAGGGGAACATATCAACAATATACCCAGTGGCGCTTTACGCACCGACCTGGGCAGTAATGAAGATCCCGTTAACGTACCGCTGCTGGTCAGCACGGCAGGCTACATATCCGGCCGTGTGTTCCAGGATAACACCAGCCCGGCACCGAATGGCAGCTTTGAATCGACTACAGACCAGCCGTTGTCCGGTGTTGAAATTGTGTTGCGCAACGGCACGGATTGCGCTGGTGCTGTTGTCGGAACCACCACAACCAATCTGGCAGGTAACTACCTGTTTACCGGTCTTGCGGCAGGTAGCTATTCTGTCTGCGAGGCACAACCGGCAGGTTTATTGAATGGCGAAACAACGGCGGGAAATGCCGTTGGCGGCGGAAGCTCCGGCACCGCCAGTAATCCTGATAGTAATTCCAGTCAGATTACAGGCGTTGTTCTGGCTGATCTGGGTGGTGGCGATGTCAGTGGTTCAACTAATAACGATTTTGCTGAGTGGGCACCTTCTACTCTGAGTGGCGTGGTATTTGAGGACCATAACAATAACGGCGTTCAGAATGGCAGCGATGCCGGTATACCAAGCCAAACAATCAATTTAACCGGACAGGATGTTGACGGTAATACGATTACTGCTACCACCACAACCGATGCTGATGGCCGTTACAGCTTCACTGAGCTACCACCTGGCATCTATACAATTGAACAGCCAAATCAGCCTGACAATACCGTCAATGGCCAGACAATTCCGGGTGCCGTGCCAAATGGAACCATCGGAACACCTACCGCAGCGACGACTCTTCCCAGTGGGATCAGTAGTATTGAGTTGCCCTCTAACACGGTCAGCAGCAATAACAACTTTGCTGAGTTACCGCTGTCCGGAACGGTCAGAGGGCAAGTCTTTCTGGACTACGATAGTAGCCAGTCGCTGAACGGATCGGATCATGGTATTGCGGATCAAACCATTCGTTTGACCGGTGCGGATGTCAATGGCAATGCCATTACTGAGGAAACCACAACAGATGCACAAGGCAATTTCACCTTTACCGGGCTGCCAGCGGGCACTTACATTCTGGAGCAACCAGATCAACCTGCCGGTACCCTCAATCTAGTACCGGTAGCTGGTTCAGCGGGTGGTACGCCAACTAACCCAGGTGCACCAAGCAGTCAGATTAGTGCTATAGATCTGACCAGTACGACGTTGTCTGCGGGTAACCTGTTCCCTGAAGCCCCTGGACCACATCCTGATTTGACGTTGGATATCACCGTGTCTAATGATGTCTTTTCCGATGGTGGCGGTACCGGTTACTACACCCTTATCCCCGGAAATATAGGCTCTGCAGACAGCAACGGAACCGTCACTGTGGTTAGCGAATTACCACCCGGTGTCACCTACCGCAGTTTCGAAGGAACTGATCCAGACTGGAGCTGCTCTGTAGTTGGCCAGACCGTTACCTGTACCACAGAGGAGGTGATCCCTGCGACCAGTAACGCACCGAATATCGTGGTGCAGGTCGATGTGCAACCAGGCGGTTCTGGCAGCATTTTGACCAACCATAGCCGTATTTCTGGAGGCAGTGAGCCTGACGGGTTACAGGGCAACAATCTGGCGCAGATCCCGATCGAAATCATCGGGGTTGCCGAGTCAGCCAGTGTACAGGGTACTGTATGGCTGGATGGCAATAGTGATGGTGCACGTCAGCCCGGTGAATCGGTGCTGTCTGACTGGACTGTTGAATTATTGAAAGATGGTGTACTGGTTGCCACGCAACAAACCAATGCCCAGGGTGAATATCACTTTACCAATCTGCCACCAGGCAGTGGCTATGATATTCGTTTCCGACATCCGGAAACCCGCCTGCTCTATGGCAACCCCGTAACCAACGAGCAGGGTAATGCTAATAACCCGACAAATGCAGCGGTAAGCGATGGCTATCTGCAAAACATGGCACTGTCATCAGGCCAGAACTATGTCGAGCAAAGCTTGCCACTCGATCCTGCCGGTGTTGTTTATGATGCCGTGACCCGTGCACCGGTCGAAGGAGCACAGGTAACCTTACAGGGCCCACCGGGTTTCAATCCAGTTACGCACCTGCTGAGTGGATCAGCCAATGTAGTGACCGGCTCGGATGGTTTTTATCAATTCCTGCTGCTGCCAGGTGCGCCTGACGGTGAGTACGGCCTCTCGATCACTAACTATCCATCGGGTTACCTGCAGACGCCTTCGACAATGATACCAGCCTGTAGCAATACCCTGACGGTTGGAGCTGCACCGGCACCCGCATTGATCCAGAACTCGCCACTGGCGCCAGGTAACGCAGTCACCTTGCATGATCCAGCTGCCTGTGAGGGCATTGTGCCAGGTGGTTCAAATACAACTCAGTATTATTTTGCCTTCAACCTGTCAGCCGCATCAGCGGATGTGTTGAACAACCACATTCCCTTGGACCCGCTGCTTGAAGGCGCTGTCCGTGTGGTAAAAACCACACCGAAAAGTGATGTCAGTCGTGGTGAGCTGGTGCCTTACCAGATCACCGCAACCAACACGCTATCCGCTGTGCTGACCAATATTGTGCTTCAGGATCAGATCCCGGCCGGTTTCCAATACGTGCGTGGTTCAGCACGTTTGAATGGCTTTGAATCAGAACCTGAAATCAATGGCCGTCAGTTGCAATGGCCGGAACGCACACTGACAGCCGGAGAAGAAGTCATTATTCAGTTGATGCTGGTTGTGGGTTCTGGTGTTGAGTTCAATGAGTATGTGAACCGTGCCTGGGCAATGAACAGCCTGGCCAGTATTCGGGTGTCCAATATTGGTACCGCAACGGTTCGCGTGGTTCCGGATCCGATTTTTGACTGTACCGATATCATTGGTCAGGTCTTTGATGACGAAAATCGGGATGGTTATCAGAACGAAGGCGAACCGGGCATCCCAGGTGCACGTCTGGCGTCACCACGCGGCTGGTTGATCACGGCCGATGATTATGGGCGCTTCCATGTCGCCTGTGCGGATGTTCCCAGTGAACTGCGCGGTGGCAACTTTATCCTCAAGCTGGATGAGCGCAGCCTGCCAAGCGGCTATCGCGTAACCACTGAGAATCCACGTGTTGTCCGCGTGACTCAGGGGCGCATGGTGAAATTGAATTTCGGTGCCGCGATTCATCGCATTGTACGTCTGGATGTGACTTCAACTGTCTTTACTGAAGCCAATGAGTTACGCCCTAACTACGCGAAACACATGCAACAGGTCCTGCCGCTTCTGCATGAACAGCCCTCTATCCTGCGCATTGCTTATCAGCTTGAAATGGATGGAGATATTGATAATGCCCACGAACGGATAGGGGCGGTAAGAGCCTGGCTTGAAGAGCACTGGGAAGAACAGGGCTGTTGTTATGATCTGATCATCGAAGAAGAAATTGTTCCAGGTGTTGAGCGTATAGAGGTATCCCAATGA